The following coding sequences are from one Carassius auratus strain Wakin chromosome 15, ASM336829v1, whole genome shotgun sequence window:
- the LOC113114751 gene encoding uncharacterized protein LOC113114751, with amino-acid sequence MSYVLRHNLTGVALQDLLTLFNAHFPGLVPATTYLFHKAYGQFGQYKPHFYCINCETYIGPSETAPQNCSSCNTEFDIENSLKLGSYFLVLSLSAQIVDILEKPDIHLNTKESTPGILSDIQCGAEYQKFKQTGQMGDDDISILWNCDGIPVFKSNNVQIWPIQCQIVELSPRVQQGNICIPCLWLGNSKPNMATFLTAFVAQLKELEQVGIKSFNKSRDYNGKCK; translated from the coding sequence ATGTCATATGTACTGAGGCACAATTTGACAGGTGTAGCACTTCAGGATCTTCTTACATTGTTTAATGCACATTTCCCTGGCTTGGTGCCAGCAACCACATACCTTTTTCATAAAGCCTATGGACAGTTTGGCCAGTATAAGCCCCATTTCTATTGTATCAACTGTGAAACCTACATTGGACCCAGTGAGACAGCACCACAAAACTGTTCTTCTTGTAATACTgaatttgacattgagaacagCCTAAAACTTGGGTCGTACTTTCTTGTACTTAGCCTATCAGCCCAAATAGTGGACATTTTGGAAAAACCTGATATACATTTGAATACAAAGGAATCAACTCCTGGCATTCTTTCTGATATTCAGTGTGGGGCAGAATATCAAAAATTCAAGCAAACTGGACAAATGGGGGATGATGACATTTCAATTTTGTGGAACTGTGATGGAATTCCAGTTTTCAAAAGTAATAATGTTCAGATATGGCCAATCCAGTGTCAAATTGTAGAACTGTCACCAAGAGTCCAGCAAGGTAATATATGCATTCCATGCTTATGGCTTGGTAACAGCAAGCCAAATATGGCTACATTTTTAACTGCTTTTGTTGCACAGCTTAAAGAACTGGAACAGGTTGGTATTAAATCTTTCAACAAAAGCAGAGACTATAATGGAAAATGcaaatga